A genomic window from Xylanibacillus composti includes:
- a CDS encoding YkgJ family cysteine cluster protein: protein MECRIGCAACCIAISISSPIPGMPNGKPAGVRCIQLTEDNKCRLFGLPERPLICSAFQASEEICGQSNEEALAILAAWERATSHDQ from the coding sequence ATGGAATGCCGGATTGGCTGTGCCGCCTGTTGTATCGCCATCTCCATTTCCTCGCCTATTCCCGGCATGCCGAATGGCAAGCCGGCAGGCGTGCGCTGCATTCAACTGACTGAGGACAATAAGTGCCGACTGTTCGGCTTGCCCGAACGGCCCCTCATCTGTTCCGCATTTCAAGCCTCGGAGGAGATATGCGGGCAATCGAATGAAGAGGCCTTGGCGATACTGGCTGCCTGGGAACGCGCCACATCGCACGATCAATAA
- a CDS encoding alpha/beta hydrolase has translation MALIQCKFYSEVLKLSTSMTVILPQQTRSQIGMEGRVGIGDSKHQTLYLLHGYTDDDSIWTRRTSIERYVAPLGLAVVMPNVHKSFYTDMKYGDKYWTFLTEELPMLARSFFPLSEKREDNFVAGLSMGGYGAFKWALRCPDQISAAASLSGALDMAGHIQRSPVEPPEFFHLIYGEEDIAGTPEDLLWLVEQSGRMKEKPALYQCCGTEDFLYEDNQAFRRKCEEFGYGALTYQEGPGGHVWEYWDEHIQNVLQWLPLRKA, from the coding sequence ATGGCTTTGATCCAATGCAAGTTTTATTCTGAAGTGTTGAAGTTGAGTACGTCCATGACTGTTATTTTGCCGCAGCAAACCCGCAGCCAAATCGGCATGGAAGGACGCGTCGGCATCGGCGACAGCAAGCATCAGACACTGTACTTGCTGCACGGTTATACCGACGACGACTCCATTTGGACACGCAGAACCTCTATTGAGCGTTATGTGGCGCCGCTAGGTCTGGCAGTGGTGATGCCGAATGTCCACAAGAGCTTCTATACGGATATGAAGTACGGAGACAAGTATTGGACATTCCTGACTGAGGAGCTGCCTATGCTGGCTCGCTCATTCTTCCCGCTCTCGGAGAAGCGAGAGGACAACTTTGTGGCCGGCCTGTCTATGGGAGGCTACGGTGCGTTCAAATGGGCGCTTCGTTGTCCCGACCAAATCTCCGCCGCTGCCAGCTTATCGGGCGCTTTGGATATGGCTGGACATATTCAACGTTCCCCTGTGGAGCCGCCTGAATTTTTCCACTTGATCTATGGCGAAGAGGACATCGCAGGGACACCGGAGGATTTGCTGTGGCTCGTGGAGCAGAGCGGACGAATGAAGGAGAAGCCTGCATTGTATCAATGCTGCGGAACAGAGGATTTCCTGTACGAGGACAATCAGGCGTTTCGCAGAAAATGCGAGGAGTTCGGGTATGGCGCCCTCACGTATCAAGAAGGACCCGGCGGGCATGTCTGGGAATACTGGGATGAGCACATTCAAAATGTGCTGCAATGGCTGCCGCTTCGAAAAGCATAA
- the thiO gene encoding glycine oxidase ThiO yields the protein MTIVGERIIVLGGGVIGLSCALALASRGHDVSILEKGSCGGQASGAAAGMLAPFSENPEYPDGFFRLCLDSLRRYPRWQAEVKRLSGMDFEYTESGSLYAVYHEADLSALSARLSWQRPFGTEADIVEGSRLEQLEPQMQQARAAVYCPEESHVHAPDYVRALKAACCTVGVEIREQLQELALADWTAGVRVQDSAGQSYEADRIVLCTGAWSGSWSELFGFPIPVYPIRGQICAYSAEQAELRHILFTSQGYMVSKANGMLVCGASEDIAGFATSVTDKGIHRLEALSKRTLPFLKERQPTLKWAGLRPATQDGYPLLGSSPEHPRVIFACGHYRNGILLSPATAAVVADIVDGRKPELELDAFRPDRFR from the coding sequence GTGACGATAGTGGGAGAGCGCATCATTGTATTGGGCGGGGGCGTCATCGGCTTGTCCTGCGCGCTGGCGCTGGCGAGCCGCGGACACGATGTCTCCATTCTTGAAAAGGGATCTTGCGGCGGGCAGGCCTCCGGAGCGGCTGCAGGCATGCTGGCTCCCTTCTCGGAAAATCCCGAATATCCGGACGGCTTCTTCCGGCTTTGCCTGGACAGCCTGCGGCGTTATCCGCGCTGGCAGGCTGAAGTCAAGCGGTTGTCCGGCATGGATTTCGAATATACGGAGAGCGGCAGCTTGTATGCCGTCTATCATGAAGCGGATTTGTCGGCGCTGTCGGCGCGCCTGTCTTGGCAGCGCCCCTTCGGCACCGAAGCGGACATCGTCGAAGGCAGCAGGCTGGAACAGCTGGAGCCGCAAATGCAGCAAGCACGGGCAGCCGTATATTGTCCAGAGGAGAGCCACGTACACGCACCGGACTACGTTCGGGCGCTGAAAGCGGCCTGCTGCACGGTCGGGGTGGAGATCCGGGAGCAGCTGCAGGAGCTTGCACTCGCAGATTGGACGGCGGGGGTCAGGGTTCAGGACAGCGCAGGCCAAAGTTACGAAGCGGATCGCATCGTATTGTGTACGGGCGCATGGAGCGGAAGCTGGTCAGAGCTGTTCGGTTTTCCGATACCCGTCTATCCGATCAGGGGACAGATTTGTGCTTATTCCGCGGAGCAAGCGGAGCTTCGGCATATCCTCTTCACCAGTCAAGGCTACATGGTAAGCAAGGCGAATGGCATGCTCGTATGCGGGGCTTCGGAAGATATAGCCGGATTCGCGACTAGCGTCACCGACAAGGGCATACATCGACTGGAGGCGTTAAGCAAGAGGACGCTGCCCTTTCTCAAGGAGCGCCAGCCGACGCTCAAGTGGGCCGGTCTTAGACCGGCGACTCAGGATGGGTATCCGCTGCTCGGGTCGAGTCCGGAACACCCGCGTGTTATTTTTGCATGCGGTCATTACCGCAACGGCATCTTGCTCAGTCCGGCAACGGCGGCAGTTGTCGCAGATATCGTTGATGGACGCAAGCCGGAATTGGAGCTCGATGCTTTCCGTCCGGATCGGTTCAGGTGA
- the thiD gene encoding bifunctional hydroxymethylpyrimidine kinase/phosphomethylpyrimidine kinase — protein MKLAKAMTVAGSDSGGGAGIQADLKTFQELNAYGTSVVTALTAQNTLGVHGVYPQSAACVEAQLDAVLADIGVDAAKTGMLFSAEIIALTADKLKQYGVKQLVVDPVMIAKGGAPLLQRDAVQALKERLLPIATLVTPNIPEACHLLGRDQIHDVEQMREASCRLLELGAKAVLLKGGHLEGETAVDLFYDGHSFIELAHPRIHTLHTHGTGCTLSAAITAELAKGASLEAAVRTGKAFISAAIAHAVGVGKGIGPTCHAAYRLYR, from the coding sequence ATGAAACTGGCGAAGGCGATGACCGTGGCAGGCTCTGATTCCGGCGGCGGCGCCGGCATTCAAGCAGATTTGAAAACCTTTCAGGAATTAAATGCATACGGCACCAGTGTTGTGACTGCTCTTACGGCACAGAATACCTTGGGCGTACACGGTGTTTATCCGCAAAGCGCAGCTTGCGTGGAAGCTCAGCTTGATGCAGTGCTCGCTGACATCGGCGTTGATGCGGCGAAGACAGGAATGCTCTTCTCGGCAGAGATTATCGCGCTGACTGCAGACAAGCTGAAGCAGTATGGGGTGAAGCAGCTTGTCGTCGATCCGGTGATGATTGCGAAGGGCGGCGCGCCCTTGCTGCAGCGGGATGCCGTTCAAGCTTTGAAGGAACGCCTGCTTCCCATCGCAACGCTGGTGACGCCGAATATTCCGGAAGCCTGCCATCTGCTTGGCAGAGATCAGATCCATGATGTGGAACAAATGAGGGAAGCGAGCTGTCGGTTGCTGGAGCTTGGCGCGAAGGCTGTGCTGCTGAAGGGCGGGCATCTGGAAGGAGAAACAGCCGTCGATTTGTTCTACGACGGCCATTCCTTTATCGAGCTGGCGCATCCCCGCATCCATACCCTGCACACACACGGGACCGGCTGTACGTTATCGGCGGCCATTACCGCCGAATTGGCCAAGGGAGCTTCGCTCGAGGCCGCCGTCCGCACAGGCAAGGCATTCATTTCCGCGGCAATCGCCCATGCGGTCGGTGTAGGGAAAGGAATCGGTCCTACTTGCCATGCGGCGTACCGGCTATATCGCTAG
- a CDS encoding MMPL family transporter, which yields MKWVVRWKWLVLAIWIIAAAGLMLSAPSMADLVRDKGQIQVPEGYPSTAAAEMLKELHGREGGGALHSTLLVFHNDAGLNDADFAEMAEAARLLQASIADGSGVVSVVTHLMEPALTPQMLAEDGRTSIVLLQVSLEGREPAAVHEALVGMLEHLRAAHYFTGDWIINEDLIYSAQEGLKKTEIITVVLIVTILLLVFRSVAAPFIPLLTVGLSYLAAQSVVAFLVDLANFPLSTFTQIFMVAVMFGIGTDYCILLISRFKEELVQQGESTQAILATYRSAGRTVLVAGLAVLVGFTAIGFSAFTLYRSAVAVAVGVAVLLLALVTLVPFFMAVLGKHVFWPSRRKLEHKPSGLYRALGSFSLKRPIWSLLLLVVLLGPLLAGYDNRVSFNSLDEIGERYDSVKGFNLVAESFGPGETLPSTVVVEFPQSLPLPDGLAYLEQVSAELDAVEGVKAVRSASRPTGVPLDLAQLGGLQEAQEGQLQAMLAAYLSPDQTIASFEVVFEGDPYAQETMDRIHDLEEAAKRALDGTPYAGADLAVGGVTSTNRDLRDISSADYSRTVVLMIAGIALILIVLFRSLVIPLYVLASLIVTFFASMAVTELIFVDVLNYVGTSWSVSFFGFVMLMALGVDYSIFLMDRFKEYRSLPPRTAIMQAMERMGAVIISAAAILAGTFAAMLPSGVMSLLQIATIIISGLAIYAFVMLPLFIPVMVRLFGRANWWPFMPKFEAGREP from the coding sequence ATGAAATGGGTAGTAAGATGGAAGTGGCTGGTATTGGCAATTTGGATTATCGCTGCGGCCGGACTGATGCTTTCAGCGCCGAGTATGGCCGACTTGGTTCGGGACAAGGGGCAGATTCAAGTTCCCGAAGGCTACCCTTCTACGGCGGCAGCCGAAATGCTGAAGGAGCTGCATGGCCGTGAGGGAGGGGGCGCGCTTCATTCTACGCTGCTGGTCTTCCATAACGACGCAGGCCTGAACGATGCGGATTTTGCGGAAATGGCCGAAGCGGCAAGGCTGCTGCAGGCCTCGATTGCCGACGGGTCCGGCGTTGTCTCAGTGGTTACGCATCTGATGGAACCGGCACTCACGCCGCAAATGCTGGCCGAGGATGGAAGGACGTCGATCGTGCTGCTCCAGGTAAGTCTGGAGGGCAGGGAGCCTGCTGCCGTGCACGAAGCGCTTGTTGGCATGCTGGAGCACTTAAGGGCGGCCCATTATTTCACTGGCGACTGGATCATTAACGAGGATTTGATTTACAGTGCCCAGGAAGGCTTGAAGAAAACCGAGATCATCACGGTCGTGCTGATTGTCACAATCTTGCTTCTCGTCTTCCGTTCGGTCGCGGCGCCGTTTATTCCGCTCCTGACCGTTGGCTTGAGCTATCTTGCAGCCCAGTCGGTCGTAGCCTTCCTTGTTGATCTGGCGAATTTTCCGTTATCGACGTTTACGCAGATTTTTATGGTGGCCGTCATGTTTGGGATCGGCACCGACTACTGCATCTTGTTGATCAGTCGGTTCAAGGAGGAGCTTGTCCAGCAGGGGGAGTCAACCCAAGCGATACTCGCCACGTATCGTTCTGCCGGGCGCACGGTTCTGGTAGCCGGGCTTGCCGTTTTGGTCGGTTTTACTGCGATCGGATTTTCTGCCTTCACGCTCTACCGCTCAGCAGTTGCCGTAGCAGTCGGCGTAGCCGTGCTGCTGCTGGCGCTCGTCACCTTGGTTCCTTTCTTTATGGCGGTATTGGGCAAGCATGTATTCTGGCCTTCGCGCAGGAAGCTTGAGCACAAGCCAAGCGGGCTGTATCGCGCACTCGGCAGCTTTTCGCTCAAGCGTCCTATCTGGTCGCTGTTGCTATTGGTTGTGCTGCTGGGGCCTTTATTGGCCGGGTACGACAACCGGGTTTCCTTCAACTCCTTGGATGAAATCGGGGAAAGGTATGATTCGGTCAAAGGCTTTAATCTGGTGGCCGAAAGCTTTGGACCGGGAGAGACGCTGCCGTCAACGGTCGTCGTGGAATTTCCTCAATCCTTGCCGTTGCCGGACGGCCTGGCCTATCTTGAGCAGGTGTCGGCTGAGCTTGATGCGGTAGAAGGCGTGAAGGCCGTGCGCAGCGCTTCCAGGCCAACGGGGGTGCCGTTGGATCTGGCGCAGTTGGGCGGGCTTCAGGAAGCCCAAGAGGGACAGCTGCAAGCGATGCTGGCCGCATATTTGTCGCCTGATCAGACGATTGCTTCTTTCGAGGTTGTTTTTGAAGGCGACCCTTATGCGCAGGAAACGATGGATCGGATCCATGATCTTGAAGAAGCCGCGAAGCGGGCGCTGGACGGGACACCGTATGCGGGAGCGGATTTGGCGGTTGGCGGCGTGACGAGCACGAATCGGGACCTGCGGGATATCTCGTCTGCCGATTATTCGCGCACCGTGGTTCTGATGATTGCCGGCATTGCGCTGATCTTGATCGTGTTGTTCCGATCGCTTGTCATTCCGCTGTATGTGCTGGCTTCCTTAATTGTGACGTTCTTCGCTTCCATGGCTGTTACGGAGCTGATCTTCGTCGACGTATTGAACTATGTCGGAACGAGCTGGTCCGTTTCCTTCTTCGGCTTTGTAATGCTGATGGCATTGGGCGTGGATTACAGCATCTTTCTGATGGATCGCTTCAAGGAATACCGAAGCCTTCCTCCGAGAACAGCGATTATGCAAGCGATGGAGAGGATGGGCGCCGTCATCATATCGGCGGCGGCGATTTTGGCGGGGACGTTCGCTGCGATGCTCCCCTCGGGCGTCATGTCGCTCTTGCAAATCGCCACGATCATCATTAGCGGCTTGGCGATCTATGCCTTCGTCATGCTGCCGCTCTTCATCCCGGTCATGGTCCGGTTGTTCGGCCGCGCCAATTGGTGGCCATTCATGCCGAAATTCGAGGCTGGCAGAGAGCCATAA